The Neurospora crassa OR74A linkage group V, whole genome shotgun sequence sequence CACCTTCCGGCCTTCGGTGGGTTGGGCGACGATAAGGGAAGTTGAACCGAGTGGATCTCGCTTTTCGCTGTCGCCTCAAGGTGATTTTCCACGTAACACCATACGACATGGAAAGAATTGTTCTTTGTGGAATGAAATGCTGTCTAGCTTCCGGTCTGATCCTGATACGGCTGCGTGACCAAAGGGGGTGGTCGGCTTCTGGATCGAGGACGGAGCAGTCCCAAACAATCAACAGGACTCGCAAGGACGCGACCTCCCACGACGTCCCCGTCCATATGAAACAATGATCCGCAAAATCATCAAGTGACAGTTTGTTGCGAACAATGCTGAAACGTAGGCGCAAGCTTTTTGTTGtacaataacaataacatTATGTTTGCTATGTAGGTTTGAGGTCCGTATGCTCCGCATGTTTCTATCTGGGCTTGTTGATCCGGCTCGTCCATGGGCTTGCTTCCTCCGTCCGCGCGTGCATAATACATGGGGAAAAGGAATtacaagatgaagaaaagtATAAGACAGCGGAAGAAAAGAGTAGAAGTAGAGGAAGAAGTCGGACGACCCATACGCGTGTCGAGTTGAACTCTCCAAAGCCCATCCATCATTACCCGCCCCCCAAAGCCCAAGAGCAACCCAAACTACCCAGTTGGCGAACCGGTTGAGAATATCCAGTGGTCCCCACCCAAGCTGCTCTCGTCtaaagaaggggggaaagaaTAGTTGCCAACCAAAAAGAAACCCAGTCATACATGATCTTTTTGTCCGCCCATTAGTGTCATGAGATAAGCGTATTCCTCTAACCCGTGCCAGCCACAAAGCCGATATCTTGCCATCGGTTGCCGCCTGTTGCCCCAAGTATACATCGTCATTAGTTTTCCGAGCCATGTCGTCTCTTGTTTTTGTTCCCCCGTTCATAAGTCCCGTGAATGAATCGAGATGTCATCATTACAATATCTTTAGTCGAGGTGAATCGTACCGAAGGCGTCCGCCGGTAGGTGATCTGGGGCCCTGTACCTTCATGGGCACAgcatcctcgtcgtcataAATTCGCCACGAGCGCTAAACCCTTAGCCAGCAATGGCTGTCTGTGGACGAATCTGGAGCCAGGAATGCATTTTACAGCGTTCTGGTAAAGTCAATCCATGAGGGATCGGTAACTGCGCAATCTAGCCAACGATTTAAGCCTTGCGAGAACGGGCAGTAGCGGCGCCACTGGGGCGAGCGCCAGAAGCCTTGGCGCTGACGATATCCTTAGGGTCGGGCAACGGGGCCTGGGACATTCTGCGGAGAGACTTGCGACCAGTGGGGCGCTTTCCGTCCTTCTTGTAGGTAGCAAAGTagaaggagatgaagaggacaaGGTAAGAGCTGAGGATACCAATGCCGGAGAAGGCAGCAAACTCCTCGCCAGCGCACTTGCCAGCATTGGGCATCCACGGGAAGTAGGTCGAGGTGAAATAGGTGTAAGAGGCGAAGTAGACAAAGCCTGTACGCGCAAAGAGTTAGCGTGGGTGACGAGATCGTTGCgaacgagaaaaaaaaaaagcttaCCGAGGTCAATGATGAACTGAATGATCTGGAGACGGGTGATCCACTCCTTCCACCAGATGCGGATGCCGCGCGCGCTCTGGAAGTAGTACCAGTACATGACGACGTGAACAGTCAAATTAAGGGTAATGGGAACCCAGGAGACGGAGGTGGAGCCGATCAACTGGGTGTAGCAGAGAAGAGCAGTGGCGCCATGGTGGTAGCAGTGGAGGAAAGCTGCAAAATGTTAGAAATCGTTGTACGGCGCGCGACATTCTCTTCTTCAACGGCAACATACTGAgaggcttcttcttgaggaACAAGAAGCAGGTGTCCAGGAGCTCGAGGTACTTGGTAAGGTAGTTCAACTGCACAAGGTTAGTGCCGATCCCAAAAGCCCATCAGGCGGTGAGCCGCAACAACATACGTAGTAGAGGACAACCAGGGGCTGAGTCCAGCCGCCGTCGATGTGGCAGATGGCATGGAAGATGCCGCCGCGAACGACAATGGGGAGAAGCTGCTCAATGAAGAGAGCCAGGAGGATAGCGCTGATGGCGGTCAGGTAGAAGTTGTGGATCAGGAAAAGCGTGCGCAGCTTGAAGGGCTCGCGGTTGCGCATGAGCTCGCGACCGCCGAAGATGATGGTGTAGtagatgacgatgaagatgctGGTCTCCTTGAGAGTGGACATGGGCGTCTCGCCGGGGACGAATCTGAAGTCTTCGGCAGGGTAGCCGACGACGGCCTCAAAGGCCTTGCTGAAGATGGGCCATAGATGAATGCCGAACGGGCGGTCGAGGGTGGGCCGGGGAAGGCTGTCGAGGAACGACACGGGGCTTGCGGTCGCCATCTTGAATGCGCGCAGTGAGAGATGTTGACAAAGTTGTTGTGCAACAATCGAGAGCCGAGCTGGACGGGTGCTGGGGGGAAAGAGGTCAATATAGGGACGGGAGGAGGTGCTGGAGCGTCGCGCGACGGGGTTAAGGGGGTTGCTCTGGGGGGCTCCGCGTACGGAATTCAGGGACTTGTGTTTGTCCGGGCGACGCACCAAAGGCGGCAAGATTTTTGTATTCGAGGCTCGGAATCCGCGGGCGGGCACGGGGGAGACTGGTCGAGATTAGGCCCCCAAGAATCCGCCGCCAAGAAATCGGCCACGCAGTAGTTACGGCCACTTGTGGTACC is a genomic window containing:
- a CDS encoding fatty acid elongase; its protein translation is MATASPVSFLDSLPRPTLDRPFGIHLWPIFSKAFEAVVGYPAEDFRFVPGETPMSTLKETSIFIVIYYTIIFGGRELMRNREPFKLRTLFLIHNFYLTAISAILLALFIEQLLPIVVRGGIFHAICHIDGGWTQPLVVLYYLNYLTKYLELLDTCFLFLKKKPLTFLHCYHHGATALLCYTQLIGSTSVSWVPITLNLTVHVVMYWYYFQSARGIRIWWKEWITRLQIIQFIIDLGFVYFASYTYFTSTYFPWMPNAGKCAGEEFAAFSGIGILSSYLVLFISFYFATYKKDGKRPTGRKSLRRMSQAPLPDPKDIVSAKASGARPSGAATARSRKA